One window from the genome of Flavobacterium agricola encodes:
- a CDS encoding DUF3408 domain-containing protein yields the protein MNKTQQNQQKKVLRIARYKSAFLRPTGVVARCGKSVYICPDFHKKLSRIVCILGEGDITLTDYLHSVLKYHFEDFGEEINTIHARNQKPIL from the coding sequence ATGAACAAGACACAGCAAAACCAACAGAAAAAAGTACTGCGCATAGCCCGATACAAGTCGGCTTTTCTAAGACCGACCGGAGTTGTCGCACGGTGTGGAAAGTCGGTATATATCTGCCCCGATTTCCACAAGAAATTATCCCGTATCGTCTGTATTCTCGGAGAAGGAGATATTACGCTTACCGATTACCTGCACAGTGTACTGAAATACCACTTTGAGGATTTCGGCGAGGAAATAAATACAATCCATGCCCGAAACCAAAAGCCAATATTATAG
- a CDS encoding ParA family protein — protein sequence MEATNRTKFIAFSSQKGGVGKSTFTTVTASILHYQMGYNVAVFDCDYPQHSICQMRERDLKVVMQNEVLKKLAHRQFSTINKKAYPVLQSKADNALTDAEAFVKSSAVPVDMVFFDLTGTVNTSGLLNTLAGMHHIFSPITADRVVMESTLSFTDVLTNVLMKHGQTSIETIRLFWNMVDGREKSHLYEIYGNVIKEVGLQAMETRISDSKRFRKESETTAKNVFRSTLLPPDKRLLKASRLDLFISEFLRTIKL from the coding sequence ATGGAAGCAACAAACAGGACAAAATTCATTGCTTTTTCAAGCCAAAAAGGAGGCGTTGGAAAAAGCACATTTACAACCGTTACGGCAAGCATACTCCATTACCAAATGGGTTATAACGTAGCCGTTTTTGACTGCGATTATCCACAGCACAGCATCTGTCAGATGAGGGAACGGGATTTGAAAGTGGTCATGCAAAACGAGGTGCTGAAAAAACTGGCACACCGCCAATTTTCCACCATCAACAAGAAAGCCTATCCGGTATTGCAAAGCAAGGCTGACAATGCCCTAACGGATGCGGAAGCATTCGTAAAGTCCTCGGCTGTTCCCGTGGATATGGTTTTCTTCGATTTGACGGGTACGGTGAACACTTCGGGCTTACTGAATACTCTGGCAGGAATGCACCACATCTTTTCGCCCATCACCGCAGACCGTGTGGTCATGGAAAGCACATTGAGCTTTACCGATGTGCTGACCAACGTCCTTATGAAACATGGGCAGACCTCCATCGAAACCATAAGGCTGTTTTGGAACATGGTCGATGGCAGGGAAAAATCGCACCTGTACGAAATCTACGGCAACGTCATTAAGGAGGTCGGACTGCAAGCAATGGAAACACGTATTTCCGATAGCAAACGCTTCCGCAAAGAAAGCGAGACAACCGCAAAGAACGTCTTCCGTTCAACGTTATTGCCTCCCGATAAAAGATTGTTGAAAGCCTCCCGCTTGGATTTGTTCATCAGTGAATTTTTACGAACCATCAAACTGTAA
- a CDS encoding DUF3408 domain-containing protein, producing the protein MENENKKKPNAPIDEAYLMSIMAGETKKPQQAVAPQEPNAEPTKETTTEKPVTKERTRQKRASGTGYGERFLNSHTMTRRGDKSIYIRQEYHERLSRIVQVIGEDKIPLYAYLDNILEHHFEQFEKAITDDFNDKFKPIF; encoded by the coding sequence ATGGAAAACGAAAACAAGAAAAAACCGAATGCTCCGATTGACGAGGCATATCTCATGTCCATTATGGCAGGCGAAACAAAGAAGCCCCAACAGGCGGTAGCTCCCCAAGAGCCGAACGCAGAGCCGACAAAGGAAACCACTACGGAAAAGCCCGTAACCAAAGAGCGTACCCGACAAAAAAGGGCTTCCGGTACGGGCTATGGTGAGCGTTTTCTCAACAGCCATACCATGACACGCCGTGGCGACAAGAGCATCTACATCCGGCAGGAATACCACGAACGGCTTTCCCGTATCGTGCAGGTTATCGGGGAAGATAAGATACCCCTTTATGCCTATTTGGACAATATTCTCGAACATCATTTTGAGCAATTCGAGAAAGCCATCACCGATGATTTCAACGATAAGTTTAAACCCATTTTTTAA